A single Osmerus mordax isolate fOsmMor3 chromosome 7, fOsmMor3.pri, whole genome shotgun sequence DNA region contains:
- the LOC136945876 gene encoding teashirt homolog 2, translating into MPRRKQQAPKRAAVYEPDDINLRESPGDEEAENDTQTEDECSEKTSPKTSEDKDVDNKSANSYSYQNSPISVLSNQEVEVESRLSDTSDRLSDFKNTSPHESQKDEESSSSKQKNEMNSSLEKMRAAYANFLSDSYWTGIGMNLKYGKSPSKANCDSTNGSTKNEFDWHQDALSKTLQQTLSPKPMSKPNLFSSVHLYRQSSKTCGTVFTGASRFRCKDCSAAYDTLVELTVHMNKSGHYQDNNHGKQSNSSASSSKSRKRNLQDMEGKEDAQKVLKCMFCGHSFDSLQDLSVHMIKTKHYQKVPLKEPIPVITPKLLPPSKKRAYEVTRPCSPDSTTGIAGYSEAQRAAAISNANNNRYGYQNGASYTWQFETCKSQILKCMECGSSHDTLQQLTTHMMVTGHFIKVTNSASKKGKQLALDPLAIEKMQVLAEPTPNEPGGDKVSPKNNSSGNSDKNRQEEGTSDKMEETDIKVEKITNEDQKEGNGDFKYPYLREEDLEQGSGGGGDILKSLANTVASAINKAQTGTPSWSAYPSIHAAYQLSGIMKNTPISVSPPIQLKQTLNPKLRQIAPKGKLYQSASAVETPQGQHQNADIKKEKVGISDGKESQNIKFDLLENDDSDCQDDSSSSSKLEADGVNEGSDEIKGKLSPDFSDRSKTPSPPASNGRSSTSEVLNDTPEILGINPLSALQSVLNNHLGKANKPTNSRSDNKLAARTQSIFSELNRSIEKPALMLGSPIRNRANNAFLFASDDQPIDLTKSKHNKPSPSILQPTTPIPQKYALSDIADMVKVLPKATTPKPSMPSRIPSMKLESDVRRFEDVSAEVYSVHKRKGRQSNWNPRHLLILQAQFASSLFMTSEGKYLLSDLGPQERMHISKFTGLSMTTISHWLANVKYQLRKTGGTKFLKNMDTGHPVFYCNDCASQFRTPPAFIAHLESHLGFQIKDMCKLPIDRQTKIEEPELSKALSVRATEPLVTEEDIDSKFKCKLCCRTFASNHAVKLHLSKTHSKSPENHSQYVEMDKE; encoded by the exons ATGCCACGGAGGAAACAGCAAGCGCCGAAACGGGCTGCGG TATACGAGCCTGATGACATTAACCTTCGGGAGTCCCCTGGAGATGAGGAAGCGGAGAATGACACTCAAACTGAAGACGAGTGTTCAGAAAAGACGAGTCCCAAGACCTCAGAGGACAAAGACGTAGACAACAAAAGCGCTAACAGCTACAGCTACCAGAACTCCCCCATTAGTGTCCTTTCCAATCAAGAGGTTGAGGTGGAGTCACGCCTTAGTGACACCAGCGATAGACTCTCAGACTTCaagaacacctcaccacacgAAAGTCAGAAAGATGAAGAGAGCAGTAGCTCTAAACAAAAAAATGAGATGAACAGCAGCCTGGAGAAAATGAGGGCTGCCTATGCAAACTTTCTTTCTGATTCCTATTGGACAGGGATTGGAATGAACTTGAAATATGGTAAAAGCCCCAGTAAAGCCAACTGTGACAGCACCAATGGAAGCACCAAGAATGAATTTGACTGGCATCAGGATGCACTATCAAAAACCCTTCAGCAAACCCTCTCCCCGAAGCCTATGTCCAAACCCAACCTCTTCAGCTCTGTCCATCTCTACAGGCAAAGCAGCAAAACCTGTGGGACAGTGTTCACAGGAGCAAGCCGATTCCGCTGTAAGGACTGCAGTGCCGCCTACGATACTCTGGTGGAGCTCACAGTACACATGAACAAGAGTGGACATTATCAGGACAACAACCACGGCAAACAAAGTaattcctctgcctcctcctccaagtCAAGAAAGCGGAATTTGCAAGACATGGAAGGGAAAGAGGATGCACAGAAAGTTCTTAAGTGCATGTTTTGTGGCCATTCTTTCGACTCACTTCAGGACTTGAGTGTACACATGATCAAAACTAAACATTACCAAAAAGTGCCTTTGAAAGAGCCTATACCAGTCATCACACCCAAATTATTACCACCATCAAAGAAACGGGCCTATGAAGTCACTAGGCCTTGCTCTCCTGATTCCACCACAGGCATCGCTGGTTACAGCGAGGCACAAAGGGCCGCAGCCATTTCGAATGCAAACAATAACCGCTATGGTTATCAGAACGGGGCTAGCTACACTTGGCAGTTTGAGACATGCAAGTCGCAAATTTTAAAATGCATGGAATGTGGAAGTTCACATGACACCCTTCAACAGCTCACAACTCACATGATGGTGACTGGACATTTCATCAAAGTTACGAATTCAGCATCTAAGAAGGGGAAACAGTTAGCTCTTGATCCTTTAGCTATAGAGAAGATGCAAGTTTTAGCTGAGCCTACTCCTAATGAGCCAGGAGGTGATAAAGTGTCCCCAAAAAACAACTCCTCTGGGAATAGCGATAAAAATAGACAAGAGGAAGGCACATCAgacaaaatggaagaaacagACATTAAAGTAGAAAAGATAACGAATGAAGATCAAAAAGAAGGCAACGGAGACTTTAAATATCCCTACCTCCGAGAGGAGGATCTTGAGCAGGgttcaggtggaggaggggacatACTCAAGTCTTTAGCCAACACAGTGGCATCTGCAATCAACAAGGCCCAAACAGGGACACCAAGCTGGAGTGCCTACCCCAGTATCCACGCTGCCTACCAACTCTCTGGGATCATGAAGAACACTCCCATTTCAGTGTCTCCCCCTATTCAGCTAAAACAGACCCTGAACCCCAAGCTGAGGCAGATTGCCCCGAAAGGGAAGTTGTATCAAAGTGCTTCAGCAGTTGAGACTCCTCAGGGACAGCATCAAAATGCGGACATCAAAAAAGAAAAGGTTGGCATTAGTGATGGTAAAGAAAGTCAGAATATTAAGTTTGATCTGTTGGAGAATGATGACAGCGATTGTCAGGAtgattcctcttcctcttcaaaGCTTGAGGCAGACGGTGTGAATGAAGGGAGTGATGAGATCAAAGGAAAGTTGAGCCCAGACTTCTCAGACAGAAGCAAGACACCAAGCCCTCCTGCCAGCAATGGACGCAGCTCTACTTCAGAGGTTCTCAATGACACTCCTGAAATACTTGGCATAAACCCTCTAAGTGCTCTGCAGTCAGTTCTTAACAATCACTTGGGTAAAGCAAATAAGCCCACCAATTCAAGATCAGATAACAAGTTAGCAGCTCGCACCCAGTCTATATTCTCTGAACTCAACAGGAGCATTGAGAAACCAGCATTAATGCTTGGCAGCCCTATCAGAAACAGGGCCAACAATGCCTTCCTTTTTGCCAGCGATGACCAGCCAATAGATTTGACTAAATCTAAACACAACAAACCAAGTCCCTCTATCCTTCAACCAACCACCCCAATCCCACAAAAATATGCTCTCTCTGACATTGCTGACATGGTCAAAGTTCTTCCCAAAGCCACAACACCAAAACCCTCAATGCCATCAAGAATACCCTCCATGAAACTGGAATCAGACGTCAGGCGCTTTGAGGACGTGTCAGCGGAGGTGTACTCTGTTCACAAGCGCAAGGGGAGACAATCCAACTGGAACCCCCGTCACCTCCTCATTTTGCAGGCCCAGTTTGCCTCCAGCCTCTTTATGACTTCTGAGGGCAAATATCTACTCTCAGACCTTGGCCCTCAGGAACGCATGCACATCTCTAAATTCACTGGACTTTCCATGACCACCATAAGCCATTGGTTGGCAAATGTGAAATACCAACTAAGGAAAACAGGGGGAACCAAATTCCTGAAGAATATGGACACTGGCCATCCAGTGTTCTACTGCAATGACTGTGCCTCCCAGTTTAGGACACCGCCTGCATTTATTGCCCACCTGGAATCCCACTTAGGGTTCCAAATCAAAGACATGTGCAAACTTCCTATAGACCGTCAGACCAAGATAGAAGAGCCAGAACTGTCAAAGGCTCTGAGTGTCAGGGCCACAGAGCCACTTGTCACTGAGGAGGACATTGACTCCAAGTTCAAATGTAAGCTATGTTGTAGGACATTTGCCAGTAACCATGCAGTCAAACTACACTTAAGTAAAACTCACAGCAAGTCACCTGAGAACCACTCACAATATGTGGAAATGGACAAAGAGTAA